The stretch of DNA CTCTTTTTTGATGTCATCTGGAGACTGGTGGTTTCCCATGATGCATTTTATGATAATTCCAATATGAATCACATGAGCTCTTCATCTAGCTTTTCGATGGACTCTACAAATTGCCTGCAAGAACATCCGGGTATGGCGCACTTGCCTAGCTTTAGGAATGAATCGTTTTTTGATTCTTCGTGGATTTGCCTTACATGATGGCAGCGCTTGCAGTTCACAAAAACGATTTTGGTTTTGGTTTATTTAAGGCGTAAGAACTGCACGTGCCTCTATTCTGGAATATTTGAGATCCTCTAGGACGGAATTTGCCTGTTCCAGCGGAAATGACTTGAAGATTATTTTCATGTCGTTTTGTTTTGCCAATCTTACTACATCTACCATGTCTGATCTAGAGCCAATCAGAGTCCCGCGCAAAGTTTTTTCCGTAAATACGTCAAAGTTTGGAATGCTTGCCAGTACTCCAAGTACTATGGTTCCGCCCTTTTTGACTGAATTGATTGCCAAGTCCACTATTTTTTCTGATGGCGCAAAGACAATTGCTGAATCAAGCAGCCCTTCTTCTTTTTTTAGTGTGGAGAGAAACTCGTTTTGCTCTGTAAACTGGATTACATTGTCTGCTCCAACTTTTTTTGCCACATCAAGGTGAGCCTTGTTTCGCGCAACGCCTACTACGCGCATTCCTTCCAGTTTTGCAAACTCCACTGTTAGGTGGCCCACTCCGCCGACGCCAAAAATGCCGACTGTTTTTTGTCTTGTAGGCTCGGATGCTTTGACTGCCTTGTATGCGGTAATTCCGGCACAAAAAAGAGGTGCGGCATATTCGGATTTCATGGAATCTGGAATCGGCGTTGCAAAGTCTTCTGATACTGTGATGTATTCTGCATACCCACCAAGCATCGTCTCGCCTGTGATCTCTGCCTGGTCACAGAGGTGTTCTTTTCCGGTTTTGCAGTAATCGCAATGCATGCAAGAGCCGTGTAGTGGGGATATTCCTATTCGCTGGCCAACTTTGAGGTTTTTTACACTGGGTCCTATCTGAGTTATGGTTCCAACAATTTCATGCCCTGGAATGGTTGGCAACGCTGGAGGAATTCCGTACTTTTGCCAGTCTCCCTCTATTCCGTGGAGCTGTGATCTGCAAACCCCGCAAGCCTCTATTCTGACTAGTACATCGTTGTTCTTTTTTATTTTATGAGTTTCAATCTCTCGCAGTTGTAATGGCTTGCCCTCAATCGGCCCAAGTCTTTCTAGCACCATTGCGCGCATTATTCTGTAAGATAATGCCAAGCTATTTCTTGGTTTAGATAAAAAATTAAACTCTGGGCGTTGCATTGTGGTATATGGCTGACATTGCGCCAGACGACAAAAGGCGAATAGAACTATTGGAAGTCGTTTCAAAGAAGGGACTCAAGACGCTGTCTTTGGAGGACCTAAAGGAGCTGATCATCTTGGTGGAGAAAAAGGACTATTCTCACAACAAAAAGGCTCAAAAATCCAAAATGAAGCTGCTGGCGCAAATCAATGCGCGTGTATATGACATTGAAGAAAAGACTTGGTTTAGATAAAAAATACAAATACTAAAACGAATCACGCAAGTTTGTTGGCAGAAAATAAACTCGTACATGAGACCAGTCCGTACCTTTTACAACATGCACACAATCCGGTAAACTGGTATCCGTGGGGAAAAGAGGCGCTAGAAAAAGCAGTAAATGAAAACAAGCCGATTTTCCTCTCAGTTGGGTACAGCTCGTGCCACTGGTGTCATGTGATGGAGCACGAGTCATTTGAAAACGAAGAGATTGCCAAAATAATGAATGAGAATTTTGTCTCAATCAAGGTAGACCGAGAGGAGCGACCTGACTTGGACGACATTTACCAGAAGGTGTGCCAGATGGCAACAGGACAAGGAGGCTGGCCGCTAAGCGTGTTTTTGACGCCGGACCAAAAGCCGTTCTATGTGGGTACGTATTTTCCAATTCTGGATAATTATGGCAGGCCTGGCTTTGGGAGCATACTGCTTCAGCTGGCACAAGCCTGGAAGGAAAAGCCAAATGACGTAAAAAAAGCATCCGAGAATTTTATGCAAAACCTTCGCGGCGCAGAAATGGTAACAACTCCTGCAACACTAGACAAAGCAATCCTGGATGAAGCCGCAATGAATCTGTTTCAAATTGCCGACAACACATATGGTGGATTTGGCCAGGCACCAAAATTTCCAAACGCCGCAAATCTTTCCTTTTTGCTGCGATACGGAAAAATCTCCAAGATATCAAAGTTCTCGGAATTTGTATTCAAGACACTAAACAAGATGGGAAAAGGAGGAATCTTTGATCAGATTGGTGGTGGATTTCACCGCTATTCAACGGATGCACGCTGGCTTGTCCCTCACTTTGAAAAGATGCTATATGATAATGCATTATTACCAATAGTGTATGCCGAGGCGTACCAGCTGAGCAGGGACTC from Candidatus Nitrosotenuis aquarius encodes:
- a CDS encoding alcohol dehydrogenase catalytic domain-containing protein gives rise to the protein MRAMVLERLGPIEGKPLQLREIETHKIKKNNDVLVRIEACGVCRSQLHGIEGDWQKYGIPPALPTIPGHEIVGTITQIGPSVKNLKVGQRIGISPLHGSCMHCDYCKTGKEHLCDQAEITGETMLGGYAEYITVSEDFATPIPDSMKSEYAAPLFCAGITAYKAVKASEPTRQKTVGIFGVGGVGHLTVEFAKLEGMRVVGVARNKAHLDVAKKVGADNVIQFTEQNEFLSTLKKEEGLLDSAIVFAPSEKIVDLAINSVKKGGTIVLGVLASIPNFDVFTEKTLRGTLIGSRSDMVDVVRLAKQNDMKIIFKSFPLEQANSVLEDLKYSRIEARAVLTP